A section of the Pithys albifrons albifrons isolate INPA30051 chromosome 4, PitAlb_v1, whole genome shotgun sequence genome encodes:
- the ANKRD46 gene encoding ankyrin repeat domain-containing protein 46 produces the protein MSYVFVNDSSQTNVPLLQACIDGDFNYSKRLLESGFDPNIRDSRGRTGLHLAAARGNVDICQLLHKFGADLLATDYQGNTALHLCGHVDTIQFLVSNGLKIDICNHQGATPLVLAKRRGVNKDVIRLLESLEEQEVKGFNRGAHSKLETMQTAESESAMESHSLLNPNLQQGEGVLSSFRTTWQEFVEDLGFWRVLLLIIVIALLSLGIAYYVSGVLPFVENQPELVH, from the exons ATGTCCTACGTTTTTGTGAATGACTCCTCCCAAACAAATGTCCCACTGCTGCAGGCTTGTATTGATGGAGATTTTAACTATTCCAAACGCCTGCTAGAGAGTGGTTTTGACCCAAATATTCGTGACAGCCGAGGTCGAACTGGCCTTCACCTTGCTGCAGCCAGAGGAAATGTGGACATCTGTCAGCTCTTGCATAAATTTGGTGCTGACTTACTAGCCACTGATTACCAAGGTAACACAGCTCTTCACCTGTGTGGGCATGTCGATACCATCCAGTTCCTAGTTTCTAATGGACTTAAAATTGATATTTG CAACCATCAAGGTGCAACACCACTTGTTCTTGCCAAACGAAGGGGTGTGAATAAAGATGTGATTAGACTGCTGGAATCCTTAGAGGAGCAAGAGGTGAAAGGATTCAACAGAGGAGCTCATTCAAAGCTGGAAACCATGCAAACTGCTGAAAGTGAAAG TGCAATGGAAAGCCATTCCCTCCTTAATCCAAACCTCCAGCAAGGTGAAGGAGTTCTTTCCAGTTTCCGCACAACGTGGCAGGAGTTTGTGGAAGACCTGGGCTTCTGGAGGGTGCTGCTCCTCATCATTGTCATCGCTCTCCTGTCGCTGGGAATAGCATACTATGTCAGTGGGGTGCTTCCCTTTGTGGAGAACCAGCCTGAACTGGTGCACTGA